Proteins co-encoded in one Corylus avellana chromosome ca9, CavTom2PMs-1.0 genomic window:
- the LOC132192265 gene encoding tubulin beta-5 chain-like has product MREILHVQGGQCGNQIGSKFWEVVCDEHGIDPTGRYIGTSDLQLERVNVYYNEASCGRFVPRAVLMDLEPGTMDSVRTGPYGQIFRPDNFVFGQSGAGNNWAKGHYTEGAELIDSVLDVVRKEAENCDCLQGFQVCHSLGGGTGSGMGTLLISKIREEYPDRMLLTFSVFPSPKVSDTVVEPYNATLSVHQLVENADECMVLDNEALYDICFRTLKLTTPSFGDLNHLISATMSGVTCCLRFPGQLNSDLRKLAVNLIPFPRLHFFMVGFAPLTSRGSQQYRALTVPELTQQMWDAKNMMCAADPRHGRYLTASAMFRGKMSTKEVDEQMINVQNKNSSYFVEWIPNNVKSSVCDIPPKGLSMASTFIGNSTSIQEMFRRVSEQFTAMFRRKAFLHWYTGEGMDEMEFTEAESNMNDLVSEYQQYQDATADEEGEYEDEEEEGMEPM; this is encoded by the exons atgagagagatcCTTCATGTTCAAGGTGGACAGTGTGGAAACCAGATCGGTTCCAAGTTCTGGGAAGTTGTTTGTGACGAGCATGGCATTGATCCGACTGGAAGGTACATTGGGACCTCGGATCTGCAGTTGGAGCGTGTCAATGTTTACTATAATGAAGCTTCTTGTGGGAGGTTTGTTCCCCGTGCTGTTCTCATGGATTTGGAGCCTGGCACTATGGACAGTGTTCGCACTGGTCCATATGGCCAGATCTTTCGTCCTGATAACTTTGTTTTTGGACAATCTGGTGCTGGAAACAATTGGGCCAAAGGGCACTACACTGAGGGTGCAGAGCTTATTGATTCTGTTCTTGATGTTGTGAGAAAGGAGGCTGAGAACTGTGACTGTCTTCAAG GTTTTCAAGTGTGTCATTCCTTGGGTGGAGGAACTGGTTCTGGAATGGGTACCTTGCTTATCTCAAAAATTCGGGAGGAGTACCCCGACAGGATGCTGCTTACATTCTCTGTGTTCCCATCACCAAAGGTTTCAGACACAGTGGTTGAGCCATACAATGCTACACTTTCTGTTCATCAGCTTGTTGAGAATGCAGATGAGTGTATGGTGCTGGATAATGAGGCTTTATATGATATCTGCTTCAGGACTCTTAAGTTGACTACTCCCAGCT TTGGTGACCTGAACCACTTGATCTCTGCAACCATGAGTGGGGTCACTTGCTGCCTCAGGTTTCCTGGTCAACTCAACTCTGACCTCCGAAAACTTGCTGTAAATCTGATCCCCTTTCCTCGTCTCCACTTCTTCATGGTTGGATTTGCTCCTTTGACCTCCCGTGGGTCCCAGCAATATCGTGCCCTAACTGTCCCGGAATTGACCCAACAAATGTGGGATGCTAAGAATATGATGTGCGCTGCTGACCCAAGGCATGGACGCTACCTCACCGCGTCTGCCATGTTTAGGGGAAAGATGAGCACCAAGGAAgttgatgagcagatgattaaTGTTCAAAACAAGAACTCCTCCTACTTCGTGGAGTGGATCCCGAACAATGTGAAATCAAGTGTATGTGACATTCCACCCAAGGGGTTGTCCATGGCATCCACCTTCATTGGAAATTCAACCTCCATCCAAGAAATGTTCAGGAGAGTCAGTGAACAGTTCACTGCCATGTTCAGGAGGAAAGCTTTCTTGCACTGGTATACTGGTGAAGGAATGGACGAAATGGAATTTACAGAAGCTGAGAGCAATATGAACGATCTTGTGTCCGAGTACCAGCAGTACCAGGATGCCACTGCTGATGAGGAAGGGGAGTATGAGGACGAGGAAGAGGAAGGAATGGAGCCAATGTGA